The Microbacter sp. GSS18 genome has a segment encoding these proteins:
- a CDS encoding ATP-dependent DNA ligase encodes MPYEIPAPMLAKAVPAVPDAAKHPGGISFEPKWDGFRALVSWDGERVDIGSRGAKPLTRYFPELVEAFARLLPEPCLIDGEIVVPTGEPGAQRLDWEALTQRIHPAASRVNMLAESTPAMLIAFDLLARGERDLRDEPFAVRRAELVDLLGGVPHPVHVTRTTQDPDVARRWLDEFEGAGLDGVVAKPLAKPYEPNKRSQFKIKHARTADVVALGYRIHKSGRGLGSLLVGLYTPAGELVNVGAVAAFSDKRRLELIDELAPLVELDADGEAATGETERSRFTGSKDVSFVRLRPEKVLEVRYDQLEGWRFRHTVQFERWRPDRDARSCTYDQLETVSAYDLGNVLDS; translated from the coding sequence ATGCCGTACGAGATCCCCGCGCCGATGCTCGCCAAGGCCGTGCCCGCGGTGCCCGATGCCGCCAAGCATCCCGGCGGGATCAGCTTCGAGCCGAAGTGGGACGGCTTCCGCGCACTGGTGTCGTGGGACGGCGAGCGCGTCGACATCGGCAGCCGCGGCGCGAAGCCGCTGACCCGCTACTTCCCCGAACTCGTCGAGGCGTTCGCGCGTCTGCTCCCCGAGCCGTGCCTGATCGACGGCGAGATCGTGGTGCCCACCGGCGAGCCGGGGGCTCAGCGCCTGGACTGGGAGGCGCTCACCCAGCGCATCCACCCGGCGGCGTCGCGCGTGAACATGCTCGCCGAATCGACGCCGGCGATGCTCATCGCCTTCGACCTCCTCGCCCGCGGCGAGCGCGACCTGCGCGACGAGCCGTTCGCGGTGCGGCGGGCCGAGCTGGTCGACCTGCTCGGCGGCGTGCCGCATCCGGTCCACGTCACGCGCACGACCCAGGACCCCGACGTCGCCCGGCGCTGGCTGGACGAGTTCGAGGGCGCGGGCCTCGACGGCGTGGTCGCCAAGCCGCTCGCCAAGCCCTACGAGCCGAACAAGCGGTCGCAGTTCAAGATCAAGCACGCGCGCACCGCCGACGTCGTCGCGCTGGGCTATCGCATCCACAAGTCCGGTCGCGGCCTCGGATCGCTGCTGGTCGGGCTGTACACGCCGGCCGGGGAGCTGGTCAACGTCGGCGCCGTCGCGGCGTTCAGCGACAAGCGCCGGCTCGAGCTGATCGACGAGCTCGCACCGCTCGTGGAGCTCGACGCCGACGGCGAAGCGGCGACCGGCGAGACCGAGCGCTCGCGGTTCACCGGGTCGAAGGACGTCTCGTTCGTGCGACTGCGCCCAGAGAAGGTCCTCGAGGTGCGCTACGACCAGCTCGAGGGGTGGCGGTTCCGCCACACCGTCCAGTTCGAGCGCTGGCGCCCCGATCGCGACGCGCGCTCGTGCACGTACGACCAGCTCGAGACGGTGTCGGCCTACGACCTCGGGAACGTCCTGGACTCATGA